A genomic stretch from Coffea arabica cultivar ET-39 chromosome 10c, Coffea Arabica ET-39 HiFi, whole genome shotgun sequence includes:
- the LOC113714450 gene encoding protein IQ-DOMAIN 32, with product MVRSGTASCFKLINCAGNNDSVDRDDLQAPESKGSSDRSRWSFRKRSARHRVLSNSVTSETPFVSKTDPDTAAVSLQTQASSTIRDKTSAAQWTEEKNEVQIPVDSKSSSAIASAEDENGIASILDEAIVIVIQSAVRRYLAQRVLLKHKNIIKLQAAVRGHIVRRHAVGSLRCVKAIVKMQALVRKRRARLLLKRSNIEENLDEKNGINNHGSFMEKENTGTEPYTYTSIEKLLSNAFARQLLESTPKTKTINIKCDPSKSDSAWKWLERWMSVASVENGQSQKLEFAKDQQGKDDIVEADCQLETAVSSPENCQSRDIKTSAEALSLASEADNNVNTYDADSYNFQECRPTVSSVSHSHKQSHPQNVEQANLSNNTLESLPDDHRASDVCKAEPDSFHDQSEMERRQHVDVSERTAPEGSEIDGKKSSSVSRKASNPAFIAVQSKFEELSSAANLGKSVGLSNQDAGVDYSMDAVLPGTNHAFGAREIDHAESSIPQTSGIQVGGSECGTELSISSTLDSPDRSEVGVVDFEKETKSSEYGTENPKSSLNLEVDEKVESILSERDVSHSNLSQPEKQENSTAVESEHVSSIVTVESSEIEEKPDSIATGVLVEMESESSHPVSKSSPEASPRSHVTIPESHGTPSSQVSVKPKRIRSGKHGTKHKHGPVSTGKESQLEPNEDNGARSISEHLSREHKAGKRRNSFGTAKTDHGDQEPRESSSSNSLPSYMQATESARAKALANNSPRSSPDTQYKDVYIKKRQSLSGSNTRQGSPRVQRSLSQAQQAAKGNGTHSPQERKWLR from the exons ATGGTGAGATCTGGCACAGCTTCATGTTTCAAGCTCATCAATTGCGCCGGCAACAATGACTCCGTCGACAGAGATGATCTTCAAGCTCCTGAG AGTAAGGGCTCAAGTGATAGAAGTAGGTGGAGTTTCCGGAAAAGATCTGCAAGACATCGAGTGCTGAGCAACTCTGTTACCTCAGAAACACCTTTTGTGAGCAAGACTGATCCGGATACTGCTGCTGTCAGCTTGCAGACGCAGGCTAGCTCTACTATTCGAGATAAAACCTCTGCTGCTCAATGGACAGAGGAGAAAAACGAGGTGCAAATTCCTGTGgattcaaaatcatcatcagcTATAGCTTCTGCCGAGGATGAGAACGGAATTGCCAGCATCCTGGATGAAGCAATTGTAATTGTCATCCAATCTGCAGTTAGGAGATATCTG GCTCAAAGAGTGTTATTGAAGCATAAGAATATAATTAAGTTGCAAGCTGCTGTACGTGGACACATAGTTAGGCGGCATGCTGTGGGTAGCCTTCGATGTGTCAAAGCCATTGTTAAAATGCAAGCGCTTGTCCGAAAACGCCGTGCTCGCTTGCTTCTAAAACGGTCAAACATTGAAGAAAATTTAGATGAAAAGAATGGAATTAAcaatcatggttcattcatG GAGAAAGAAAATACGGGGACCGAGCCATACACATATACTTCCATAGAGAAGTTGCTAAGTAATGCATTTGCACGTCAG CTTCTGGAATCAACACCCAAGACCAAAACCATCAATATCAAGTGTGATCCTTCCAAGTCGGACTCAGCCTGGAAATGGTTGGAGCGCTGGATGTCCGTTGCATCAGTGGAAAATGGACAGTCACAGAAATTAGAGTTTGCTAAAGATCAACAAGGTAAGGACGACATCGTGGAAGCAGACTGCCAACTAGAAACTGCAGTATCATCTCCAGAAAATTGTCAATCAAGAGACATCAAGACTAGTGCTGAAGCATTGTCACTGGCTTCCGAAGCTGATAATAATGTCAACACATATGATGCAGACAGCTACAACTTTCAAGAATGCAGGCCAACCGTATCTTCAGTGAGTCACAGCCACAAGCAGTCCCATCCTCAAAATGTTGAACAAGCAAATTTGAGCAATAACACATTAGAATCTCTACCTGATGATCATAGAGCATCTGATGTTTGCAAAGCTGAGCCTGATTCATTTCATGATCAATCTGAAATGGAACGCAGGCAGCATGTGGACGTGTCCGAGAGAACTGCACCTGAAGGTTCTGAAATTGATGGAAAGAAATCTTCATCCGTATCAAGAAAGGCATCAAATCCTGCATTTATTGCAGTTCAATCGAAGTTTGAAGAACTTAGTTCAGCTGCCAATTTAGGAAAATCAGTTGGTTTGTCCAATCAAGATGCTGGTGTAGATTATTCTATGGATGCTGTTTTACCTGGCACAAATCATGCATTTGGTGCCAGGGAAATTGATCATGCTGAAAGTTCTATTCCCCAAACTTCTGGAATTCAAGTTGGTGGCTCTGAATGTGGGACTGAACTTTCTATTTCTTCCACACTTGATTCTCCGGATAGGTCTGAGGTTGGAGTGGTTGATTTTGAGAAGGAAACCAAAAGTTCGGAGTACGGCACTGAAAATCCTAAGAGCAGTCTAAACTTGGAAGTTGATGAAAAGGTTGAGTCCATACTCTCGGAGAGAGATGTATCACACTCAAATTTGAGTCAGCCAGAGAAACAGGAGAACAGTACTGCTGTTGAATCCGAGCATGTGAGCTCTATAGTGACTGTTGAATCATCTGAGATAGAGGAGAAGCCAGATTCTATTGCCACTGGTGTGCTTGTGGAGATGGAATCTGAGTCAAGCCATCCAGTGTCTAAATCATCACCtgaagcttctccaagaagccaTGTAACAATCCCTGAATCCCATGGAACACCTTCTAGTCAGGTGTCAGTGAAGCCCAAGAGAATCAGGAGTGGGAAGCATGGTACCAAACATAAACATGGACCTGTATCTACTGGTAAAGAATCCCAATTGGAACCTAATGAAGATAATGGTGCAAGAAGTATCTCAGAGCATTTATCGAGGGAGCATAAAGCAGGGAAGCGGCGCAACTCCTTTGGGACAGCTAAAACTGATCATGGTGATCAAGAACCAAGGGAAAGTAGTAGTAGCAACTCTCTGCCGAGTTATATGCAAGCAACAGAATCAGCAAGAGCCAAAGCTCTTGCTAATAACTCTCCAAGATCAAGTCCTGATACGCAGTACAAGGATGT